The DNA region GTAAAAGATGAGACTAACGAAGATGCCAATGCGTCCTATATATTTGTGTCCAATCATCAATCTTATATGGACATCCCTGTATCAGTAGCTGCGATCAGAACACCCTTTCGAATATTAGGAAAAATAGAAATGTCCAAAATCCCACTATTTGGATTTATTTATAAAAAAGCAGTGATTTTGGTGGATCGTAGCAGCGCCTTGCGTCGGTCAGAAAGCTATATCAATCTTCGTAATACGATAAAAAAAGGACTCTCGGTGTTAATCTATCCAGAAGGAACATTTAATGAAACGGGTAAGCCTTTGAAAGAATTTTATATTGGCGCATTCAAATTGGCAATCGAGACACAGACGCCGATTAAGCCAATTATTATATTAAACACATTGGATCGTTTACATTATTCAAGCGTATTTTCATTAAATCCAGGAAAAATGAATGCTATTTATTTACCTAGTATTTCTGTTACAGGATATACCAAAAATGATTTAGACAAATTACGTGATAAAGTCTATGATATAATGTCGCAATCGATTTCGCGATATAATCAGAAATAAAAAATATTATTCATTTATTTTCGCAAAAATTAAAAGAAAATGAGCAAAATACTTGTAACTGGAGGCTGCGGATATATTGGTTCGCATACCGTAGTAGATTTGATTGAAAATGGATTTGAAGTAATATCCATTGATGATAATTCTAAATCTTCAGATGATAGTTTGCAAGGAATAAAGAAAATCACGGGTAAAGAAATTAAAAATTACAAAGTAGATTTAAAAGATTTTCCTTCTGTAGATGCGGTATTTAAAGAAAACCAAGATATCGCAGGTATTATACATTTCGCAGCTTATAAAGCAGTAGGAGAGTCTGTCGATTTGCCATTGGAATATTATGAAAATAATTTATTTGGCTTAATAAACGTATTGAAATGCGTACGTGAATATAAAATTGGTGCATTTGTATTCTCCTCTTCTTGTACTGTTTATGGCAATCCTGATGTGATTCCAGTAACGGAACAATCTCCTACTAAACCTGCAGAATCTCCCTATGGCGCTACAAAGCAAATGGCAGAAACTATTTTACAAGATTTTGCCAAAGTATCTCAAGATACCAAAGTCATTTTATTAAGATATTTCAATCCAGTAGGAGCACATCCTTCTATAGAATTAGGAGAAGTGCCAATAGGAAAGCCACAAAACTTAGTGCCTGCAGTTACACAAACAGCCATCGGTAAATTGCCACAGATGAAAGTTTGGGGAGACGATTACGATACAAGAGATGGCAGTTGTTTACGTGATTTTATCCACGTTTCAGATATCGCACATGCACATACTTTGGCATTCCAATACATGGATGAAGGAAAATCAAAATCCAATTGCGAAATCTTCAATTTGGGTTCTGGAAATGGAGTAACCGTTTTGGAAGTAATTAAAGCTTTCGAAAAAGTTAGTGGTGTAAAATTGAATTATGTAATCGGGCCAAGACGTGCCGGAGATGTCATTGCAATATATGCAAATAATCATCATGCAGTATCAGAATTGAATTGGCATTTAAAATATGATTTGGATGATATGATGCGTACAGCGTGGGAATGGGAGCAAAAACTTCAAAAATTGGGTAAATAGCCAATTTACACCACAAAAAAATCATAAAATCCCAAATTTTAGAGATAAAATTTCGCATCGTTGGTAAAAAAATGCGAAGATTTCAGTAACATTGCAATCGCAAAAAATAGAAATATGCTAAAAGATACCATCAAAGTTCAAAATGAAAAAGAAACCCGCGCTGGTTTCGGAGAAGGAATATACGAATTAGGTAAAAAAAATAAAGATGTCATCGCTTTAACAGCGGATTTGGCAAGCTCTTTTAAATTAGAGCCTTTTATTAAAGATTTCTCTGACAGATATATTGAAGTTGGTATTGCGGAAGCAAATATGATAGGTATAGCTGCAGGTTTGACTATTGGCGGTAAAATTCCTTTCACTACTACATTTGCTAACTTTAGCACAGGTCGTGTGTACGATCAGATTCGTCAAAGTGTAGCATACAGTAACAAAAATGTCAAAATTTGTGCGAGCCACGCAGGTCTTACTTTAGGTGAAGATGGTGCAACTCACCAAATTTTAGAAGATATTGGTATGATGAAAATGTTACCAGGAATGACAGTAATCAATCCTTGTGACTTTAATCAAACAAAAGCAGCAACTATCGCGATTGCTGATTACAAAGGACCTGTTTATTTGCGTTTCGGTCGTCCAAAATGGCCAAATTGGACTCCAGTAGATGGTAGCGATTTCGTTATCGGTAAAGCACAAGTTATGGCAGAAGGTACAGATGTTACTATCTTCGCTTGTGGTCACATGGTATGGAAAGCTATTGAAGCTGCAATGGCTTTAGAAGAAGAAGGTATCAGTGTTGAAGTTATCAATATCCACACAATCAAACCTTTGGATGAAGAAGCTATCGTAAAATCTATCTCAAAAACTGGTGCTGCGGTTACCGTTGAAGAGCATAATATTTGGGGTGGTTTGGGTGAAAGCGTTGCACACGTAGCAGCTGCTAAATTCCCAGTTCCTATTGAATTAGTAGGAACAAAAGATACTTTCGGAGAAAGTGGTACTCCAGAACAATTATTAGCAAAATATGGTTTGGATACACCAAATGTTATCGAAGCAGTACAAAAAGTTTTAGCTAGAAAAAATGCTTAATTTTTAAAGCATTTATTCTATAAAAATAAAGTGCAAATAAGCCCGTTTTAATATATCTTTATTATAACGGGTTTGTTTTTTAAATTTTTAACAAACATTAATGCATCAAGACGATTCCAGCTTAATTTTCCAGTTTAGACAAGAGAAAACTAGAGAAAGCGCTTTTAATGCAATTGTCAAAAAATACCAAGAGAAACTGTATTGGCATATCAGGAGATTAGTCATATCTCATGATGATGCTGATGATGTTTTGCAAAACGTATTTATAAAAGTTTGGAATGCACTTGGCAATTTTAGAGAAGATAGCCAATTATATACTTGGCTTTATCGTATAGCGACCAATGAAAGTTTGACTTTTATTGAGCAACAAAAGAAACGCAGCACGGCAAGTTTTGAAGATATGGAAGAAAACCTTACCAATAAAATCAAAGCAGAACCTGGATTTGAATCTCAAAAAATTGAATGGAAATTACAATTAGCCATTCAAAGTCTTCCCGAAAAGCAAAGAGCTGTATTTAATCTGAGGTATTATGATGAGATGCCGTATGAAAAAATGAGTGAAATTTTGCATACAAGTGAAGGTGCACTGAAGGCAAGTTATCATCATGCTGCCAAGAAAATAGAAACTTTTTTAAAAAATGAAATCGATAATTAAACATTCGACACTTTTTACCATCTAATAAGTAATGTTAGTTTGTTATGGAAAATAGAAATGATTTAATTATAGAGGAGTTACAAGCTATTTCTTGTCCGATTTTGGCAGGATGCAACATTACGCTTCCTTACTCAACACCGTCCAATCAATATGACTTGGAACTTATTTTGCGACTAGAAGATAGTTTGCACATAAAGCGATGGGGTAAATATGTCCCATTTGAATTACCTAATAATTATTTTGAAGAATTACCTGGTATCATACAGGGTAAAATCTCTTTAGTAGAAGAGGATGAAGATGATTTGATTTCTTTTCCTGCCAAAGAAATGCCTTTCGGTATACCTACTGGTTATTTTGAAAATTTTAAAGTAAATATCCCGGAAGATATAGCAGAAAATTTAGTAGAAGAAAACGAGCATACCGTTCCGCTCAAGGATAAAGGTAAAATGGTTAACTTGATATCTTCTTATTTGAATAAATATTCGGTTGCTGCAATTTTACTGTTGATGTTTAGTGTTTCTAGTGGTGTATTACTTCGTTTTAAAGAAAATAAAAAATTTTATGAAGCGATGAATAATATGAATATCAAGGAGGAGATTGCACAAGTAAGCACGGAAGATATTTCTAATTATCTTAATGATACACCATCTAAAAATATTGATTATTTGATAAATCCAACAAATTCTAATAAAACATATTCTTTGCCAGTGTATGATGATTTTGATTCTAATTTGTTGCAATCTAATAGTCCTAAAGAGATTGAAGAATACTTAACTGACGACTATGATATTCTCTAATTTGAAAGAAGGAGAAAATCTTAAAAAAATGGTAAAAAAGATATTTTTACTTGTTAGTTTAGTTATTAGTACTTACCTTTGTGCTGCACAAGGGATCAATGGACAAAAGAGTAAGTTAGAAACTATTAAAATGGCTTACGTAACTAAAGTCTTAAATTTGCAACCCTCGGAAACACAATCTTTTTGGAGCACTTATAATTTATATTTAAATGATGTGCAATCAATTCGACAAACGTTTCCCAATGATGAAATAAAATTTGATGAACATGTAGTTAAAGTTAAAAAAAACTACAGCAAAAAGTTCTTAAAAATTTTAAAAGATCCAAATAGAGTAAATAAAACTTTTACTTTGGAACGAAAATATAGATCAGTATTAAAAAAAGAATTGATAGGTCGTTCAAATTCGAACAGTTAATTCTTAATAATTAAAATATTTCAGTTTTACTGAAAAAAATAGGTGTTTTTCATAGGTTAGCAACGGCCAGCTTTTTCTAAAGCAGGCCCTTTTTTTTGCCTATAATCGTCGATATTCTCGAAAATCAGAAGTAAATTGCCTCATATTTTAATAGTTATACATGCTTACTAAAAGAATTATCCCGTGTTTAGATATTAAAGATGGACGAACGGTAAAAGGAATCAATTTTTTAGAATTAAAAGATGCCGGCGATCCTGTTGAATTAGGAAAATTATATGCGGAAAATGGTGCCGATGAGTTAGTCTTTCTTGATATAACTGCAACTGTAGAAAAGAGAAAGACATTGAGTGAATTAGTATATAAAATATCTCATCATATTAATATTCCATTTACAGTAGGTGGAGGAATTTCAAGTGT from Rhizosphaericola mali includes:
- a CDS encoding RNA polymerase sigma factor, with the protein product MHQDDSSLIFQFRQEKTRESAFNAIVKKYQEKLYWHIRRLVISHDDADDVLQNVFIKVWNALGNFREDSQLYTWLYRIATNESLTFIEQQKKRSTASFEDMEENLTNKIKAEPGFESQKIEWKLQLAIQSLPEKQRAVFNLRYYDEMPYEKMSEILHTSEGALKASYHHAAKKIETFLKNEIDN
- the galE gene encoding UDP-glucose 4-epimerase GalE — encoded protein: MSKILVTGGCGYIGSHTVVDLIENGFEVISIDDNSKSSDDSLQGIKKITGKEIKNYKVDLKDFPSVDAVFKENQDIAGIIHFAAYKAVGESVDLPLEYYENNLFGLINVLKCVREYKIGAFVFSSSCTVYGNPDVIPVTEQSPTKPAESPYGATKQMAETILQDFAKVSQDTKVILLRYFNPVGAHPSIELGEVPIGKPQNLVPAVTQTAIGKLPQMKVWGDDYDTRDGSCLRDFIHVSDIAHAHTLAFQYMDEGKSKSNCEIFNLGSGNGVTVLEVIKAFEKVSGVKLNYVIGPRRAGDVIAIYANNHHAVSELNWHLKYDLDDMMRTAWEWEQKLQKLGK
- a CDS encoding transketolase family protein produces the protein MLKDTIKVQNEKETRAGFGEGIYELGKKNKDVIALTADLASSFKLEPFIKDFSDRYIEVGIAEANMIGIAAGLTIGGKIPFTTTFANFSTGRVYDQIRQSVAYSNKNVKICASHAGLTLGEDGATHQILEDIGMMKMLPGMTVINPCDFNQTKAATIAIADYKGPVYLRFGRPKWPNWTPVDGSDFVIGKAQVMAEGTDVTIFACGHMVWKAIEAAMALEEEGISVEVINIHTIKPLDEEAIVKSISKTGAAVTVEEHNIWGGLGESVAHVAAAKFPVPIELVGTKDTFGESGTPEQLLAKYGLDTPNVIEAVQKVLARKNA
- a CDS encoding lysophospholipid acyltransferase family protein; amino-acid sequence: MKKKNNALVNFFLLIYNIYAFSVFFLLMLFVAFFVFVFAFFPEPQSGNLIYRVLRVWALTWFTLIGIKLRVKDETNEDANASYIFVSNHQSYMDIPVSVAAIRTPFRILGKIEMSKIPLFGFIYKKAVILVDRSSALRRSESYINLRNTIKKGLSVLIYPEGTFNETGKPLKEFYIGAFKLAIETQTPIKPIIILNTLDRLHYSSVFSLNPGKMNAIYLPSISVTGYTKNDLDKLRDKVYDIMSQSISRYNQK